From a single Candidatus Delongbacteria bacterium genomic region:
- a CDS encoding LptF/LptG family permease gives MSRLTRYILREHIAPFIYSLLLIVFLFVLNFAFQVLGKILGKGLPGGLILEFFLYNIAWILALAVPMAALIASLMAFGRLASDHEITALKSTGVSVFRLIYPVLVAGTLICVAMISYNNWVLPDFNYKSSLLRKTIYRKQPTMQLEEGMFLQDVPGYVLNARRVDSNTQRMYSVTIFDESDRKLHTTIVADSADLAFEESLASFELHLFDGQIHQRRWAKDNDYTRLDFRESLMQIAARNMVINRQTSKYRGDRELSIGQMLERIRRWEETPDRNLERIRSAWVEIHKKFSIPVAIILFVLIGGPLGIKSGSGSLVVSGMLSVIFFLGYWIFLIGGEDLADAGYVSPLVAMWTPNVLLLILGIWLMRSAMRDGTPIQLPGWVDRLFKRNLNDSEQDRLENEAMAELARELEQESETKS, from the coding sequence ATGTCCCGACTCACCCGCTACATCCTGCGCGAGCACATCGCTCCCTTCATCTACAGCCTGCTGTTGATCGTGTTTCTGTTCGTGCTGAATTTTGCATTTCAGGTGCTGGGCAAGATTCTGGGCAAGGGATTGCCCGGAGGCTTGATCCTGGAATTCTTCCTGTACAACATCGCCTGGATCCTGGCTCTTGCAGTCCCGATGGCTGCCCTGATCGCCAGCTTGATGGCATTCGGCCGTCTGGCATCCGATCACGAAATCACTGCTCTGAAGTCGACCGGCGTGAGCGTGTTCCGTCTGATCTATCCGGTTCTGGTGGCCGGAACCCTGATCTGCGTGGCCATGATCTCGTACAACAATTGGGTGCTGCCGGATTTCAACTACAAGTCCAGCCTCCTGAGAAAAACCATCTACCGCAAGCAACCGACCATGCAGCTGGAAGAAGGCATGTTTCTGCAGGATGTCCCGGGATACGTTCTCAACGCCCGCCGGGTGGATTCCAACACGCAGCGAATGTACTCCGTCACGATCTTCGACGAGAGCGACCGCAAACTGCACACGACGATTGTTGCAGACTCGGCTGATCTTGCATTCGAAGAGTCGCTGGCGAGTTTTGAACTTCACCTCTTCGACGGTCAGATCCACCAGCGACGCTGGGCCAAGGACAATGATTACACACGCCTGGATTTCCGTGAAAGTCTCATGCAGATCGCAGCGAGAAACATGGTCATCAATCGACAGACCTCGAAGTACCGGGGAGATCGCGAACTGTCCATCGGGCAGATGCTCGAACGTATTCGACGCTGGGAGGAAACACCGGATCGGAATCTGGAACGCATCCGCAGTGCCTGGGTCGAGATCCACAAGAAGTTCTCTATTCCGGTCGCCATCATTCTGTTCGTGTTGATCGGTGGCCCTCTGGGCATCAAATCGGGTAGCGGCAGCCTGGTTGTTTCCGGCATGCTGTCCGTGATCTTCTTTCTGGGCTACTGGATCTTCCTGATCGGAGGTGAGGATCTGGCGGATGCGGGCTATGTATCACCCTTGGTCGCGATGTGGACTCCGAATGTCCTGCTGCTGATTCTTGGAATCTGGTTGATGCGTTCCGCCATGCGGGACGGAACCCCGATCCAGCTTCCCGGCTGGGTTGACCGGCTGTTCAAGCGCAATCTCAATGACAGCGAACAGGATCGGCTTGAGAACGAGGCAATGGCCGAACTGGCGCGAGAGCTTGAGCAGGAATCGGAAACCAAATCGTGA
- a CDS encoding LptF/LptG family permease, translated as MSILTRYILKRFLIIGLATLAAAVMTFITVDLMDHLDKFIESGTPRSEIIRYYLLYTPHIVYLISPVALLLTTMFTLGGLVRTSEITAMKASGVNPLRILMTLSGMGLVISLGVLLLGETLVPDTAKERLEIYETRIRKRPETMLQNSGRIYFQNDSASVFALDNFNLVEQQGSKAVWLEFEDGRLARRLDAIAVEKSDSGWVFVDGVERVLIPESRWNRFDRVPVPRLHLDPNDIRNLRAKPEEMNLGELGVFIRRQEQAGAPILRWEVDRQVKMAMPFANLVIVLFGVPIAMRRSFGGIGVGFGISLLCCFLYYGAQVFARNFGYEGLLTPLQAGWLPNVAFMLLTLVFYRGLDT; from the coding sequence GTGAGCATCCTGACCCGTTACATTCTCAAACGCTTTCTGATCATCGGACTGGCGACTCTGGCCGCCGCCGTGATGACTTTCATCACGGTGGACTTGATGGACCACCTGGACAAGTTCATCGAGAGCGGCACTCCACGTTCGGAGATCATCCGCTACTACCTGCTCTACACTCCTCATATCGTGTATCTCATTTCCCCGGTGGCGCTGCTGCTGACAACAATGTTCACTCTGGGGGGACTGGTCCGTACCAGCGAAATCACCGCCATGAAGGCGAGCGGAGTCAATCCCCTGCGTATCCTGATGACTCTCTCGGGGATGGGTCTCGTGATCAGTCTGGGAGTCCTGCTGCTGGGTGAAACCCTGGTGCCGGACACCGCCAAGGAACGGCTCGAGATCTACGAAACAAGAATCCGGAAACGGCCGGAAACCATGCTTCAGAACAGTGGACGGATCTACTTCCAGAACGATTCAGCCAGTGTCTTCGCACTGGACAACTTCAACCTCGTTGAACAGCAGGGAAGCAAGGCGGTCTGGCTCGAGTTCGAAGATGGTCGACTGGCGCGGCGCCTGGACGCCATCGCCGTGGAGAAGTCGGATTCCGGATGGGTGTTCGTGGACGGCGTGGAGCGTGTACTGATCCCTGAATCCCGCTGGAATCGATTTGATCGGGTGCCTGTCCCGCGGTTGCACCTGGACCCCAATGATATCCGGAACCTTCGCGCGAAACCGGAAGAAATGAATCTTGGCGAGCTGGGAGTCTTCATTCGAAGACAGGAACAGGCCGGGGCGCCCATCCTTCGCTGGGAAGTGGACCGTCAGGTGAAAATGGCCATGCCCTTTGCGAACCTCGTGATCGTTCTGTTCGGAGTTCCCATCGCCATGCGCCGCAGTTTCGGAGGTATCGGCGTGGGATTCGGGATCAGCCTGCTGTGCTGCTTCCTGTATTACGGAGCCCAGGTGTTCGCAAGAAACTTTGGCTATGAAGGGCTGCTGACTCCCTTGCAGGCTGGCTGGCTGCCCAATGTGGCATTCATGCTGCTGACACTGGTCTTCTATCGCGGCCTTGATACGTGA
- a CDS encoding transposase: MARSRRLFISGKVYHLTQEGNNRVPVFHTDQDRDIYLEYLAHAAKLESVSIHGWCLLENQIDLLVSADSTTAISRMMSRVQGRYARAFNRIWHRSGSLWRKRFIHREVRKDSHLPSCFRHLDHLPVIRKLAGKPEDWAWSSHNALAHGRNTVFLKPHSHYMALGRTRGERQRGYRSWMNSLAPSWTRDT, translated from the coding sequence ATGGCTCGATCCCGCCGACTGTTCATTTCCGGCAAGGTTTACCACCTCACCCAAGAGGGCAACAATCGAGTGCCTGTGTTCCACACGGACCAGGACAGGGACATCTATCTGGAATATCTGGCACACGCAGCAAAGCTGGAGTCTGTCAGCATTCATGGTTGGTGCCTGCTCGAGAACCAGATAGATCTGCTGGTCTCGGCTGACAGCACGACCGCCATTTCAAGGATGATGAGCCGTGTCCAAGGGCGCTACGCGAGGGCCTTCAACCGGATCTGGCACAGGAGCGGGTCTCTCTGGCGAAAGCGCTTCATCCATCGTGAGGTCAGAAAGGACTCCCACCTGCCCAGTTGCTTCAGGCATCTGGATCACCTGCCAGTGATCAGGAAACTTGCCGGCAAGCCGGAAGATTGGGCCTGGTCAAGTCACAACGCATTGGCGCACGGACGGAACACGGTCTTTCTGAAACCCCACAGTCACTACATGGCGCTGGGGCGGACACGCGGAGAAAGGCAGCGCGGCTACAGATCGTGGATGAATTCCTTGGCTCCATCCTGGACCCGTGATACGTGA
- a CDS encoding VCBS repeat-containing protein encodes MIDLNGDGRLDLFFSNSSHEDSRVFLGGSETGFELGSSGDLTSSGGRSDGASFADVDGDGDLDAAIVNWYGDPTQLFRNEGNGQFSRITSGPVTVPGSYSETCSWADVNGDGWLDLYISNSGGSLQNQLFLNSATGDVEFESDTMNELVQWQGHSRAVAFMDWTMDGQIDLAVSNEGSDTNQAFTQQQPGNWQLDFTSQLYQNSNNTMTMSWGDVDNDGDPDLFLGNHGQTDQLYRASSSGDLVLDSQPGFLPDTRSFGSAFGDLDNDGDLDLVVTQGHDVSPTQSFHDVAYRNDGNGNFAPWVDSGLDLNSGWSYGCALADLDEDGFLDLVTARWQAEHQPNLVWRNRLSTGHWIQFDLVGIGPNTTAIGAKIRVFSSINGSHTVQTRWVEGQTGYCGQVLRQHVGLGESQRADSVVVTWPDGTTDRWLNVPTDQRVQLLQGGGDTALRSGDRGPLPIGFILSPVQPNPFNSTTRITWTMDKVQHVSIHMMDLRGRTLRCLAAGLYPVGNHSLSLDGTALSSGLYLVTVRAGDHMYWQTASLVK; translated from the coding sequence TTGATTGACTTGAACGGTGATGGGCGGTTGGATCTGTTCTTCAGCAACTCGTCCCATGAAGACAGCCGAGTGTTTCTGGGGGGCTCCGAGACAGGGTTTGAGTTGGGGTCTTCAGGAGATCTGACCTCCAGTGGTGGGCGCAGTGATGGTGCCAGCTTTGCGGATGTGGATGGAGATGGCGACCTGGATGCCGCCATCGTGAACTGGTATGGGGATCCGACGCAGTTGTTTCGCAATGAAGGCAACGGCCAGTTCAGTCGGATCACAAGCGGTCCCGTCACCGTGCCGGGCAGCTATTCAGAGACCTGTAGCTGGGCGGACGTGAATGGCGACGGCTGGTTGGATCTTTATATCAGCAACTCGGGTGGCTCCCTGCAGAACCAGCTCTTTCTGAATTCCGCCACCGGAGACGTCGAGTTCGAATCCGATACCATGAATGAGTTGGTGCAATGGCAAGGGCATTCGCGTGCGGTCGCCTTCATGGATTGGACCATGGATGGGCAAATCGATCTGGCAGTGAGCAACGAGGGGAGTGATACGAACCAGGCATTCACCCAGCAACAACCGGGAAACTGGCAGCTCGATTTCACCAGCCAACTCTACCAGAATTCAAACAACACGATGACCATGAGTTGGGGTGATGTGGACAATGATGGAGATCCGGATCTCTTTCTTGGCAATCATGGCCAGACAGACCAGTTGTATCGAGCCAGCTCCTCCGGGGATCTGGTACTCGATTCTCAACCCGGTTTCCTGCCGGACACCCGTAGTTTCGGCAGTGCTTTCGGCGATCTGGACAACGACGGGGATCTGGATCTGGTTGTGACCCAGGGTCATGACGTCTCCCCGACTCAGTCATTCCATGATGTGGCATACCGCAACGATGGCAATGGCAACTTCGCCCCCTGGGTTGATTCCGGATTGGACCTTAATTCTGGTTGGTCCTACGGCTGTGCACTGGCCGATCTGGATGAGGATGGATTTCTGGATCTGGTCACGGCGCGCTGGCAAGCCGAACACCAGCCCAACCTCGTCTGGCGGAACCGGCTGAGTACAGGGCACTGGATTCAGTTCGATCTGGTTGGAATCGGTCCGAACACGACGGCCATCGGTGCGAAGATTCGTGTGTTCTCATCAATCAATGGATCACACACGGTACAGACACGTTGGGTTGAGGGGCAGACGGGCTACTGTGGCCAGGTGCTGAGGCAGCATGTAGGGCTGGGAGAATCCCAGAGGGCCGACAGTGTCGTTGTAACCTGGCCCGATGGGACCACGGATCGTTGGCTGAATGTGCCGACCGACCAGCGGGTTCAGCTCCTTCAGGGTGGCGGCGACACAGCGTTGCGATCCGGTGACCGCGGTCCTCTGCCAATTGGCTTCATATTGAGTCCGGTGCAGCCCAATCCCTTCAATTCCACGACCCGGATCACTTGGACAATGGACAAGGTGCAGCACGTGAGTATCCACATGATGGACCTGCGGGGGCGCACGCTTCGCTGCCTCGCCGCGGGGTTGTATCCTGTGGGCAATCACTCACTTTCCCTGGACGGAACCGCTCTCAGCAGTGGACTCTACCTGGTCACGGTGCGCGCAGGCGACCACATGTACTGGCAGACCGCTTCACTGGTGAAGTAG
- a CDS encoding DNA primase — protein sequence MARIPEHQIQQLLASVDIVDLVSGYLTLKRAGTHFKGLCPFHQEKTPSFTVNPAMGIFKCFGCGKGGNAIGFLMEAEGLSWREAAQRLADGCGIQLDPAGDNSGEQRSIEEVLYRINEVARDWFRQNLKAALRGTGPVPGYLERRSLDHDTCEQFLLGYAPDSWSGLMDHAAGLGLPREHLVRSGLVVQRDDGRCYDRYRGRLIFPIRNVSGAVIGFGGRVLEGEEQGAKYINSPETELYHKGRELYGIFEARNEIRRTRSAILVEGYMDLISLWTAGVRNVVASLGTALTSSQAMLLRRFAERVIFLYDGDKAGQTAMARGAANLLEAGLELKVCRLPDGLDPDDTLREHGRERFLEYLEDSEDYFRYRITEYRRTENEASPQAYREFVQGLAEGAGRIQDTILRHEQFQRIHRASGIPVEEISRLARTLVKPASSSGEGAPGIHDQEQVWIGPEHKRARELYSLFMRNPDVRDAILEELDLGQIRHPLLKSAFSLAIEAHQDPGHSVESWAHSLENRAMRELAIGELVAGSREGDLQLTRDLLFKFQAEPLQERLQQINTQFRSEALSPEVRSELEQEFMVLQRQLALLRKTQRKPSAS from the coding sequence GTGGCACGTATTCCCGAGCACCAGATCCAGCAACTGCTGGCCAGCGTCGACATCGTCGATCTGGTCTCGGGCTACCTCACGCTCAAGCGCGCTGGCACACATTTCAAGGGACTTTGCCCCTTCCATCAGGAAAAGACGCCGTCCTTCACCGTCAATCCGGCCATGGGAATCTTCAAGTGTTTCGGCTGCGGAAAGGGCGGAAACGCAATCGGTTTTCTGATGGAAGCGGAAGGTCTCTCGTGGCGGGAAGCCGCACAGCGGCTTGCGGACGGTTGCGGGATTCAGCTGGATCCGGCGGGTGACAACTCCGGGGAGCAGCGGTCGATCGAGGAAGTACTCTATCGGATCAACGAGGTTGCCCGGGACTGGTTCCGCCAGAATCTGAAAGCGGCGCTGCGGGGGACCGGTCCGGTCCCCGGTTATCTTGAGCGCCGTTCCCTGGATCATGACACCTGCGAGCAATTCCTGCTGGGCTATGCTCCCGACTCCTGGAGTGGCTTGATGGATCACGCTGCGGGGCTGGGGTTGCCCCGTGAGCACCTGGTGCGTTCGGGGTTGGTCGTGCAGCGCGATGATGGCCGCTGTTACGATCGCTACCGTGGGCGTCTGATCTTTCCTATCCGGAACGTCAGTGGAGCGGTGATTGGATTCGGAGGCCGGGTTCTCGAGGGGGAAGAGCAGGGCGCGAAGTACATCAACAGTCCCGAGACGGAATTGTACCACAAGGGGAGGGAGCTTTACGGGATCTTCGAGGCCCGCAATGAAATCCGGAGGACACGCAGCGCGATCCTGGTCGAGGGCTACATGGACCTGATCAGCCTCTGGACAGCCGGAGTTCGCAATGTGGTGGCCAGCCTCGGCACGGCGCTGACCTCTTCGCAGGCCATGCTGCTGAGGAGATTCGCCGAGCGGGTGATTTTCCTCTACGATGGCGACAAGGCGGGCCAGACCGCGATGGCCCGTGGAGCGGCCAATCTTCTGGAAGCCGGACTGGAACTGAAGGTCTGCCGGTTGCCGGATGGGCTCGATCCTGATGATACCTTGCGCGAGCACGGGCGAGAACGATTCCTGGAGTATCTGGAAGATTCGGAAGATTACTTCCGGTACCGTATCACGGAGTACCGTCGCACGGAGAACGAAGCCAGTCCACAGGCGTATCGCGAGTTCGTCCAGGGGCTCGCTGAAGGTGCCGGGCGGATTCAGGACACTATCCTGCGCCATGAACAATTCCAGCGGATTCATCGCGCCAGTGGGATCCCGGTGGAGGAGATCAGCCGCCTGGCGAGGACTCTGGTCAAGCCGGCCAGCTCAAGTGGCGAAGGGGCTCCCGGCATTCACGATCAGGAGCAAGTCTGGATCGGCCCTGAACACAAACGGGCTCGCGAATTGTATTCCCTGTTCATGCGCAATCCGGACGTTCGTGATGCAATCCTTGAGGAACTTGATCTGGGCCAGATCAGACACCCACTGCTCAAGTCCGCTTTCTCTCTGGCCATCGAAGCCCACCAGGATCCCGGACACAGCGTTGAGAGTTGGGCGCATTCGCTTGAAAACCGTGCAATGCGGGAGCTGGCGATCGGCGAACTGGTTGCAGGCTCACGTGAAGGTGATCTTCAGCTGACGCGCGATCTGCTGTTCAAGTTTCAGGCAGAACCTTTGCAAGAGCGACTGCAGCAGATCAATACCCAGTTCCGCAGTGAAGCGCTCAGTCCCGAAGTGCGTTCCGAACTGGAACAGGAGTTCATGGTGCTTCAGCGTCAATTGGCCCTTCTGCGCAAGACCCAACGCAAGCCCTCCGCCTCCTGA
- a CDS encoding Smr/MutS family protein: protein MDTRIVPSETLSVLEMDRLLEHLADLASSRLARERLRHPIWLLKLERIQRLQGLVQEVREILEHRRTLSLLPLADAEEALQRLLERADFLDGTQLNALAGVLELSGELSVFFTSQPGAFPLCTDALEGLGQYSEELTSLRRKVDETGELKDGASPILGRLRGELRHEESRIRNRLEKVVAEWSRQGLLSDTNIGWRDDRPVVQVPAGGAGKLDGLVVDRSASGRTLFVEPFISLEHRGKVNQLQAEIRHEEIRLYHELSSMFRARRSDITRTRDQLTQLDEWLARARLGVELGGRPVEISQTMELVIRDGRHPLLMRNTDVVPLNLELGPDQKVLLISGPNAGGKTVAMKTLGMFALMLRAGIPLPVAEGSRLPVFDCVLTDIGDRQSIENDLSTYTSHLSRTRDIVVHRNRRGLFLVDELGSGTDPDEGAAIAMAFLERMTGASGLTVASTHLGQLKAFAHERPGIVNGSMSFDEEKITPTYRFVGGVPGSSYALEILQRMDMPKVIQDRARHFMDNEQKNLARLISDLQSRLAQSERALKVVEMREVELESLVNQYRDKLKLSRKEARVIRSEALAEASTILKEANRLVEKAVRDVRQHGAEKEKVAEARETLRNKDRELESRRQALQPRQTPRRLDRPPAVGDRVRVTGLDSVMQVLRVDSGKLTVQSGIMKLSFPLDRVLEILGPEEKRSETRSGVKHQVGAPSSLRLDMRGMSADEAMGAMDAFIDECMIAGVSPVCIVHGKGDGILRRVVHEHLARFECVTNWRLGIPEEGGDGVTIVTIEN, encoded by the coding sequence ATGGACACCCGCATCGTGCCCAGCGAAACTCTGTCGGTACTTGAAATGGATCGACTCCTGGAGCATCTGGCGGATCTTGCGTCCAGCCGGCTGGCCAGGGAGCGACTGAGACATCCGATCTGGTTGCTGAAGCTGGAGCGTATCCAGCGTCTGCAGGGCCTGGTCCAGGAGGTTCGGGAAATCCTCGAGCATCGCAGGACCCTCTCGCTGCTTCCGCTCGCGGATGCCGAGGAAGCCCTCCAACGCCTGCTCGAGAGAGCGGATTTTCTGGACGGTACCCAGCTGAATGCCCTCGCCGGTGTGCTGGAGCTCAGTGGCGAGCTGTCCGTTTTCTTCACCTCACAGCCCGGTGCGTTTCCGCTCTGCACTGACGCTCTTGAGGGCTTGGGGCAATACTCGGAAGAACTGACCTCGCTGCGCCGCAAGGTGGATGAAACGGGTGAGCTCAAGGATGGAGCATCGCCGATTCTGGGACGCTTGCGCGGGGAATTGCGACACGAGGAGTCGCGGATTCGCAACCGACTGGAAAAAGTGGTTGCGGAATGGTCCCGCCAGGGACTGCTGTCGGACACGAACATTGGCTGGCGCGATGACCGGCCGGTGGTCCAGGTCCCTGCCGGAGGAGCCGGCAAGCTGGACGGTCTTGTGGTGGATCGCAGTGCCAGCGGCCGCACGCTCTTCGTCGAACCATTCATCAGTCTGGAACACCGGGGCAAGGTGAACCAACTGCAGGCCGAGATCCGCCACGAGGAGATCCGGCTGTATCACGAACTCAGCTCCATGTTCAGGGCGCGCCGTTCCGACATCACCAGGACCCGGGATCAACTGACACAGCTGGACGAGTGGTTGGCACGCGCGCGGCTGGGAGTCGAGCTGGGCGGACGCCCGGTGGAAATCAGTCAGACCATGGAACTGGTGATCCGTGACGGACGCCATCCCCTGTTGATGCGGAACACGGATGTCGTGCCTTTGAACCTGGAATTGGGACCCGACCAGAAAGTGCTGCTGATCAGTGGTCCGAATGCGGGCGGCAAGACCGTTGCCATGAAGACCCTGGGCATGTTCGCCCTGATGCTGCGGGCGGGAATTCCGCTGCCGGTGGCCGAAGGCAGCCGTCTGCCCGTGTTCGATTGTGTGCTGACGGACATTGGCGATCGTCAGTCGATCGAGAATGACCTTTCCACGTATACGTCCCATCTGAGTCGAACCCGGGACATTGTCGTGCACCGCAATCGCCGGGGATTGTTCCTGGTGGACGAACTGGGCAGCGGCACCGATCCTGATGAAGGCGCGGCCATCGCCATGGCCTTTCTCGAGCGGATGACCGGGGCCTCAGGGCTGACCGTGGCCAGCACCCATCTGGGCCAGCTCAAAGCCTTCGCCCATGAGCGGCCCGGCATCGTCAATGGCTCGATGAGTTTCGACGAGGAAAAGATCACCCCGACCTACCGCTTCGTCGGGGGAGTTCCCGGCTCCAGTTATGCGCTGGAAATTCTGCAACGGATGGACATGCCCAAGGTGATCCAGGACCGTGCACGCCACTTCATGGACAACGAACAGAAGAACCTCGCCCGTTTGATATCGGATCTCCAGTCCAGGCTCGCCCAGAGTGAGCGCGCCCTGAAAGTGGTGGAGATGCGGGAGGTCGAGCTGGAAAGTCTGGTCAATCAGTATCGCGACAAGCTCAAGCTGAGCCGCAAGGAAGCACGCGTGATCCGCAGCGAAGCGCTCGCCGAGGCCTCGACAATCCTCAAGGAAGCCAATCGGCTGGTGGAAAAGGCTGTTCGCGATGTGAGACAGCATGGGGCCGAGAAGGAAAAGGTTGCCGAAGCCCGCGAGACCCTGCGCAACAAGGACAGGGAACTGGAAAGCCGGAGGCAGGCGCTTCAACCACGGCAAACACCCCGACGTCTCGATCGGCCACCTGCGGTCGGAGATCGGGTTCGCGTCACTGGGCTGGATTCCGTGATGCAGGTGCTGCGGGTGGATTCGGGCAAACTCACCGTGCAATCGGGTATCATGAAGCTCAGTTTTCCCCTCGACAGGGTTCTTGAGATTCTGGGCCCTGAAGAAAAACGGAGCGAGACCAGAAGTGGCGTGAAGCATCAGGTGGGTGCGCCGTCCTCCTTGCGTCTTGACATGCGCGGGATGAGCGCGGATGAAGCGATGGGGGCCATGGATGCGTTCATTGATGAATGCATGATCGCGGGGGTGTCGCCCGTCTGCATCGTGCATGGCAAGGGCGATGGCATTCTGCGTCGGGTTGTTCACGAGCATCTTGCGCGCTTCGAATGTGTGACGAACTGGCGCCTGGGCATTCCCGAAGAGGGTGGTGATGGCGTGACCATCGTGACGATCGAGAACTGA
- a CDS encoding PAS domain-containing protein: MRSFESRLEDPMGVQTQMPEVLDSRARLTCVLVDVQAEAIRNTTDSLLPYGVTVLNCSEFDELDSLIAEFGIHAVMCDIQRLQKLPPERLSEFRENHPTLPIILLGNPPIDPDEVERRLRHGGDEFHQKPVIGLNLDRVLRNQIRRRAEDMMLQDLEQEASKRLMSNVLQAKREFEEIFDALPWPLLLADRAGVVRRANLATVANDSGAIRRIVGRALSPALRSAGQRAAQLDEMVRERLQDCSPVEAEGLGPVFEHGELFSWPLHGPSGESNGTVHLLVDRTQIHRLEFLLQEQEKQSTIGLLASGMAHNLSSPLQAIQGKLQLLEMINGPNDDMTFLYNVTSRMQDIVSSFMYKLRRDREPRTTAVDINALILSELKVLEANLVFKHEISCQTELDPLLEPVPAIHGDISQALTNVINNAVDAMHGCKRKELTIRTVHGGEGYSRIHIIDTGRGIPLEIREKIWDSFFTTKPLSGEAAPGEPSGTGLGLASSRFLLNKHGIGIDFSSTVGVGTEFIISWRRSS; this comes from the coding sequence ATGCGCAGTTTCGAATCGCGCCTGGAGGATCCAATGGGAGTGCAAACCCAGATGCCGGAAGTACTTGACAGCCGGGCTCGGCTGACCTGCGTCCTGGTGGATGTGCAGGCCGAGGCCATTCGAAATACCACGGATTCCCTGTTGCCCTATGGGGTGACCGTTCTCAACTGCAGCGAGTTCGACGAACTGGATTCTCTGATCGCCGAGTTCGGAATCCATGCGGTGATGTGTGATATCCAGCGCCTGCAGAAGCTCCCGCCCGAGCGCCTCAGCGAGTTCCGCGAAAACCATCCGACCCTGCCCATCATCCTGCTGGGCAATCCTCCGATTGATCCGGACGAAGTCGAACGCCGTTTGCGTCACGGTGGGGATGAATTCCATCAGAAACCTGTGATCGGTCTGAACCTGGACCGTGTGCTGCGCAACCAGATCCGCCGCCGCGCCGAGGACATGATGCTGCAGGACCTCGAGCAGGAAGCCAGCAAGCGCCTGATGAGCAATGTGCTTCAGGCCAAACGGGAATTCGAGGAAATCTTTGACGCCCTGCCCTGGCCATTGTTGCTGGCCGATCGGGCTGGTGTGGTACGCCGGGCGAATCTGGCGACCGTGGCCAACGACTCCGGTGCGATTCGCCGGATCGTGGGGCGTGCCCTGTCGCCCGCGCTACGCAGTGCAGGACAGCGCGCAGCCCAACTGGATGAGATGGTCAGGGAGCGCCTGCAGGACTGCAGTCCGGTGGAAGCCGAAGGCCTGGGCCCCGTGTTCGAGCATGGCGAACTGTTCAGCTGGCCCTTGCATGGACCCAGCGGCGAATCCAATGGGACTGTCCATCTGCTCGTCGATCGGACACAGATCCACCGCCTCGAGTTTCTGCTTCAGGAGCAGGAGAAACAGTCCACCATCGGACTGTTGGCGTCCGGAATGGCGCACAACCTGAGCAGTCCACTCCAGGCCATCCAGGGCAAGCTTCAGCTGCTGGAAATGATCAACGGGCCCAACGATGACATGACCTTCCTGTACAATGTGACCAGTCGCATGCAGGACATCGTCAGCAGTTTCATGTACAAGCTGCGTCGCGATCGGGAACCCCGGACGACGGCGGTGGACATCAATGCCCTGATTCTGTCGGAATTGAAGGTGCTCGAGGCGAATCTGGTCTTCAAGCACGAGATCTCCTGTCAGACCGAACTGGATCCGCTGCTGGAACCTGTGCCCGCGATTCATGGCGACATTTCCCAGGCGCTGACCAACGTGATCAACAACGCCGTGGATGCCATGCATGGCTGCAAGCGCAAGGAACTGACCATCCGGACCGTGCATGGTGGAGAAGGCTACAGCAGGATCCACATCATCGATACGGGCAGGGGGATTCCGCTCGAGATCCGGGAGAAGATCTGGGACAGCTTCTTCACCACGAAGCCGCTTTCCGGCGAGGCGGCCCCGGGCGAACCCAGTGGAACCGGATTGGGTCTGGCCTCCAGTCGATTCCTGCTGAACAAACATGGAATCGGCATCGATTTCAGCAGCACTGTCGGGGTGGGTACGGAGTTCATCATCTCCTGGCGGCGTTCCAGCTGA